One Streptosporangium sp. NBC_01495 DNA window includes the following coding sequences:
- the ptsP gene encoding phosphoenolpyruvate--protein phosphotransferase: MSTLTGVGVSPGVGVGPAYVLAYEATVPAPGSRHGGDAEDAAAELAGAGRALERVAADLEERGVRAGGEAGEILEAQAMMARDPGLADGVAELVEAGTAAARAVYEAFGHYRDLLAAAGGYLGERVADLDDVRDRVVAVIEGRSMPGVPGVPTGTGQPYVLVARDLAPADTALLSPDVVAAFVTEQGGPTSHTAILARAMGVPAVVACPGATSITPGTPVLVDGASGLVRPAPSDDEVRGARDAAAAREAVSASATGPGTTADGHAVPLLANIGGPRDVAAALEHGAEGVGLYRTEFLFLDRAEAPSAEEQEAAYLEVLDAFPGGRVIVRTLDAGADKPLAFLPPGAYEPNPALGERGARLFRTHPEIMDTQLAALAAAASRSSARLQVMAPMVATAEEAAWFADACDAAGLPSAGVMIEIPSAALRASDLAVRASFFSIGTNDLAQYTLAADRQLGALTGLQDAWQPALLDLVALAAAGAAERGRPCGACGEAAADPALACVFVGLGVTSLSMSAPALPAVRAALSRHTRRQCHLAAAAARAAASPEDARAEARSHLPGLAGLAL, encoded by the coding sequence GTGAGCACGCTCACCGGGGTGGGGGTGAGCCCCGGGGTCGGTGTCGGTCCCGCCTACGTGCTCGCGTACGAGGCGACCGTCCCGGCCCCGGGCTCCCGGCACGGCGGGGACGCCGAGGACGCAGCCGCGGAGCTGGCCGGGGCCGGGCGGGCGCTGGAGCGGGTCGCCGCCGACCTGGAGGAGCGGGGGGTCCGCGCCGGTGGCGAGGCCGGGGAGATCCTGGAGGCGCAGGCCATGATGGCCCGCGACCCCGGCCTGGCGGACGGGGTGGCCGAGCTGGTCGAGGCGGGCACCGCCGCGGCCCGCGCGGTCTACGAGGCGTTCGGTCACTACCGCGACCTGCTCGCCGCCGCCGGGGGATACCTCGGCGAGCGCGTCGCCGACCTGGACGACGTCAGGGACCGTGTCGTCGCGGTGATCGAGGGCCGGTCCATGCCCGGTGTGCCCGGCGTGCCCACCGGCACCGGGCAGCCGTACGTCCTCGTCGCCCGCGACCTGGCACCCGCCGACACGGCGCTGCTGTCTCCGGACGTGGTGGCGGCCTTCGTCACCGAGCAGGGCGGCCCGACCAGCCACACCGCGATCCTCGCCCGCGCCATGGGGGTGCCGGCCGTGGTGGCCTGCCCGGGGGCGACCTCGATCACGCCGGGGACGCCGGTGCTGGTCGACGGCGCCTCGGGTCTCGTACGGCCCGCGCCCTCCGACGACGAGGTTCGCGGGGCGCGCGACGCCGCCGCCGCGCGGGAGGCCGTGTCGGCCTCCGCCACGGGGCCGGGGACGACCGCCGACGGGCACGCCGTGCCGCTGCTCGCCAACATCGGCGGGCCGCGCGACGTGGCCGCCGCGCTGGAGCACGGGGCCGAGGGGGTCGGGCTCTACCGGACCGAGTTCCTCTTCCTCGACCGGGCCGAGGCGCCCTCCGCGGAGGAGCAGGAGGCCGCCTACCTGGAGGTGCTGGACGCCTTCCCCGGTGGCAGGGTGATTGTGCGGACCCTCGACGCGGGGGCCGACAAGCCCCTCGCCTTCCTGCCGCCGGGGGCGTACGAGCCCAATCCGGCGCTGGGGGAGCGCGGGGCGCGGCTGTTCAGGACGCACCCGGAGATCATGGACACCCAGCTCGCCGCCCTCGCCGCGGCGGCCTCGCGCTCGTCGGCGAGGCTCCAGGTGATGGCGCCGATGGTGGCCACCGCCGAGGAGGCCGCCTGGTTCGCCGACGCCTGCGACGCGGCGGGACTGCCGTCGGCGGGAGTGATGATCGAGATCCCGTCCGCGGCCCTGCGCGCCTCCGACCTGGCCGTCCGGGCGAGTTTCTTCTCCATCGGCACCAACGACCTGGCCCAGTACACCCTCGCCGCCGACCGGCAGCTGGGCGCGCTGACCGGTCTCCAGGACGCCTGGCAGCCCGCCCTGCTCGACCTGGTCGCCCTGGCCGCGGCGGGCGCCGCCGAGCGAGGGAGGCCGTGCGGGGCCTGCGGCGAGGCCGCGGCCGATCCGGCCCTCGCCTGCGTGTTCGTCGGGCTCGGGGTCACCTCGCTGTCCATGTCCGCCCCGGCGCTGCCCGCCGTACGGGCCGCGCTGTCGCGCCACACGCGGCGGCAGTGCCACCTGGCCGCCGCCGCCGCGCGGGCCGCCGCCTCACCGGAGGACGCGCGCGCCGAGGCGCGCTCGCACCTGCCCGGCCTCGCCGGCCTGGCCCTCTGA
- a CDS encoding HPr family phosphocarrier protein, whose protein sequence is MAERQVTVKSEVGLHARPAATFVQTAAKASLDVTVAKGGGEPVNAKSILSVLSLDVREGDTVVIRAEGEGAEELLDRLAGIASAP, encoded by the coding sequence GTGGCCGAGCGCCAAGTCACCGTCAAGTCGGAGGTCGGCCTGCACGCCCGGCCCGCCGCGACGTTCGTCCAGACGGCGGCCAAGGCGTCTTTGGACGTCACCGTCGCCAAGGGAGGCGGCGAGCCGGTGAACGCCAAGAGCATCCTGTCGGTCCTCTCGCTCGACGTCAGGGAGGGCGACACGGTGGTGATCAGAGCGGAGGGCGAGGGGGCCGAAGAGCTTCTCGACCGGCTGGCCGGCATCGCGTCGGCGCCGTGA